CTGTCGGTACTTATGCTGTCAGTACTGCTACTGTCAGTACTACTACTGTCAGTACTGCTGCTGTCAGTAGTACAAACTCCTGCAAACTCCAGGTGTGTGAAGCTGAAGTCAAATCCAGATGTGAGTCTGGATTAGACTGGGAACACTGGGAGAAATGGAAAAGGTCCCAGAAACAGGGAGGAGTAAAGTAGTtgaaagctgaagctgaaatcctgaaggaagctcatttcattATCTGGATCCTGAACCATTACAGCAACAGTCTGCACATGTTTGGagatgttgtgtttgtgcacagacacagacgaGCAGCAGCTGAGTCTTTGTTCTGCTGTGAAGCTTCCTGCTCCATGTTCAGCTGAAGCTTTGGTCCCAGACAGGAACCTGGACGACCACAGAGCTGTGAGCTTCTGTTAGCAGCTTCACCACAGGCTCAactacacactgactgacacgCAAAgctcaacacacactgtgtgagACCAGAATAGAACAACAGGTTTGAAGAGAAGCTTCAGGCTGGTTCACCAACATCACAACACTGATGCAGATGCAGTGACTGGTTCAAACCACAGAGACTGTAAAAGCATCTACttctgtttctgaagcaaaaagaagcaaacacacattaaacatgaGCCTTTTCTGCAAATGTTCAAGctcagtttcttctttttattctacaaactttgtgtgtttggaaCATCAGACTCTTTAGGTCTGAACTGAGACAGAAACTTGTTAGTCAGGACTAAAAATAAAGTCTCTGCTGTTTGAAATGTCAGAAGACGTGAGAGGAAAGAACAAGTGAGGGAGTCGAGAGaagtttcagctgcagctgcaggacagaaactaaactaaacctCCAGACTAAACGTTTGTCCAGAAATTCTCTCTCATGTCGTCACTTTGACGTCCATCTTATTAAAAATCCTCAGTCTGTAAAATCTCCTTTCTCTCTGAGGACGTTCCCTGTGTCTAAGAACAGACTCTTATTGTCCTTTCTGATGTCTCCActttctaaaaacacaaaaaccaacgGCTTCTCTCACTTTATGAAAATGTCCTAAAGGTTCCAACAGGTTCCAAAccaacagaaacaggaaatagaAACCTCACCTCTGCTTCGtctgctcctctgctctttTTGATTGAATGTGTTGACCTCACTGTACGTGATGGGATGTTCTCCAGCATcatcttcagcagctgcagggaaccaagataaataataataaactgtgaTGAGGAACCATTTGTCAGTGGATAATAAGCAggaacatgcacagacacaggatggagagaaaaatgcaGCTGTGATGATCTGGAGAACATCTGTATAAAGGTTTGAAATCCAGAAGTTTGTGTCTGACCTTTAGgtttcctctgaacatgtcgTCTCACCAGTAGAACCAGTAACACCAGGAGAACCAGACCACAGACTGATTCTAAcgccaaaaacacacagagaagaggaggaggaggaggtgcagtgGTTGGTGCAGGTGCAGTGGTTGGTGCAGGTGCAGTGGTTGGTTTCTCTAAAACGAAgcagaaataatgatgaaaaccaTCAAAGGTCAAAGCTTCAGTGATTTAGCTGCTCAgtgaaaaatgagatgaaacagaaactggagtttcttcttcttctgatctTCTCCAACACATTGAACATGAATGAAGCTGCTGATTGTAAAGTTGAGAGAACGACGACGCCGATCAGAGCAGGAACCTGTtaacatcagcacacacacatccactgaTTCAATGAGgagtctgtgacctctgacctgtgacagagatccagctgggtggagactctccatggcccctgatgttacacctgtagacgccttcatcggccttggaaacatggaggatggtcacGTGACCCGTAGGCCGATCGATGACGAGGGAGCCGTGTTTATAGAAATCGGCTGGGAGGTCGGAGGATGTCTGGGTTCTAcagatcagggtgatgttttctccctccatcacagggaggacaggactctgcaggatcactgctccacctcaacacagagacaaactacagcatttcatccatttccacacagcttcatcaatactaactccacaggctcatcttaccactgacagtgatgttgatgctctgactggttgctccctctctggactcacaccagtaaactccactgtccCAGGGGTCGATATAACTGATGTtacaggaagaaccagctgatgttccccagtcaggtccacactgagtcctggtttctctggttgtgttcctcctcagggtccatccagcagagctgtcgtcctcctcacagctcagagacaaagagtCTCCTTCAAAaaactgggagctgctgggactcagagtcagacgagctgtttaacaacaacaacaacaacaacaacaaccttaGTCTGTTAGTCTCTTAgttcctgcagcagaaaaagtgttttaaagctgcagctgctgagtgaagatcttcatgtgtgtttggtggATCAGACAGTTTCTCACAGCAGCGACTCTCCATCAGCTCAGAGTTAAAATTTATGACTGAATGTAAAGTAATAGACAGTTTTTCTTCCCAACATCATCAGACAACAACAGGTTTTCCAGACCAGGGTCAGACCAGGATCAGGGCTCTGACAGACTATCAGGACCAGCTGTCTGACCTCCATGTGTAAAGTCAGATGATCAGAGAAGCTCACTGACcttggtctgttgtgcagctcagcactgacagcaaagctgcagagaaatgagagtcAGGTCAGTGTGAGGTTTAACATGGAGCAGAGACACAACTTTAACAATCACACaccagataaataataataatcatactTGTATTATTATTCAGATCAGTCCAGTGAACCAGACACTCAGTTCTCAGTAATTATCCCTCATCTCAAGGAAACAATAGAAACTTTATTGTGATAAATTATTTCcagatattttagttttatcaCTAATGATCTCGACATATTGACATTATGAAAATAACTggaaacacagatgtttttctgtagTTACAACTGAAGACAATCAGCTTTGACATGTAACAACAGAGAtagagaaacaataaaaataatatagttGAGTTTTTTAATAAGTTCAGCTCAAACTGTTTCTATGAAGgtagaataaaaaaacagtaatcaATAAACCTGATCCAGTCTAAGGTCTGACTGACACCAACATCCAACAGTCCTTTAATTCTTCCTCACTGATCAGTGTTAGTTTAACAGATTATTTGTTGATATTGATCATCAATGATCTGAACCATATTGATCTATTGATTTGGATCAAAGTCTATGTTCCAGGTGAAGTCTGAGCTTCTCACTGATCAATATTTCATGGACTGATGAGGGTTTTTCTGgctgtttgttgtatttccCTCCAAACTAAAGTggctgtgtattttctttcagctgcctGATCTTAAACCTCCCTCGGTTCGGTCCTGGCCTTTCATTAGTATCTGACTACAGTCCTACTGAGCTGCTCTAAAACAGAAGCTGGATCATTCAGACCAACAGACTGTActtacagagcagcagctgcagagacgtTTGGTCCATGGCCCCACTGATGCTATGAGACCAGCCTGAGTCTGGTCTCAGCAGTTAATCCCACTTCCTTCTTCTGTAGCTGACGACGGTGGCCTGTAGTTCTTGATGGGGTTGGtttatagcagcagcagcagcagcagcagacgccTCCTTCACTTTATATCATTActactttatttactttatattatttattattatttaaacattacgtttacattatttattacagTCAGGTTGATATCTTTTGGGACAAGGAGAAGTTATTTGTCATTTGGACTCTGTCAACGACTACAGtcatttttagattatttttatgttttatatttttatacactcACCTCCATTGTTGGTGGCTCATCAATGTTGGGACAAATTGCTGATAAACAGTTTCATGGCCCAGTGTGTGGActtttacatacatatatactggTACATGCACTTACAtaaatatgcatatatatataatttaatatttttcatttcttatttatctcacatctttgctacttctggctctgctgtgttttggactttgctgttgcaacaagaCAATTTCctcattgtgggacaaataaaggtttttctgATCTTTTCTTTCATATTCCTACATCCATGTGTGAGTGAGAATGAATTTTAATGATGCATCTTAATAAAccttagaaagaaaaaaggacaaaaagactCTACAGCCTCTTAAGAGAACGACCTGGAAACAAACCACAATAATAAAGAAGACTGCAGCTACAGTCTTTATACTTGGGTCTGTCTGCACCTCCAGGACTAGATCTGTTCATTATCATGGTCAGAGTCAGTCATTTGATTGTAGTAAGAGATTTGTCATTatcattagaaataaaattagaGTCTGGATTCCTCATTGACAgataacattgtttttttttgtttgtttttttacagatttgtgcatacatttaggaaaaacagaaaatcatagTACGATTTTGAAGTTATTTCGGACTACAGTACATAAAATGAAGGTGTCAGGTACTGCAGTGAGTCCTCATGGTGGTTGTGTTGGGCTGCAGTTTGACATAAATCACCTTGTATGTCTCAGTCTGCATCAAACTGAGTCTGCTGACTGCAGCAAACTGGGGGACTGACCTGTCCAGGACTGGGCGCCCTCCTGGGGACTACACCCACATATAGACCAGGTCAGACTGTTGGACTCTGCAAAAAGGATCTCTGACCTGCAACGGTTTTTCTTCATGGGACAGGGGGACTGCTGGCCTGCATACAGAAGAGATCACCTCTCCTACAGTGTTTCTGGCCCCTAGTGGTTGGCAGCTGTCATCACACCCAGAGTCAAATAAATGGAATAAATAATATGATCCTGATTCCAGGTCTTCTCAGGACTTTTGCTGATgttgttctgtttatttccagttattattatattattttctgcCTGAGTCTCTGAGTTTCATAGTTTTTGTTTACACCCTCATCCCCGACTGCAACATCATGTTTCTAGGAGAACTCAGGACAGAGAAACATCAGTCAACTGTAAAAGTCTCAGTCTCAGGTCTTTATCAGGGGTTTGGACCCTGATCTATAGACCTGCAGCTCTGCTCATCAGCTGAACTGTGGCTTCTAACATTAGACATGAAGAATCCGTTCTGGTTCTAACACTGATCGGATCACTGTGTGGCCCTGACTGAGTCTCTGGTGCCATCTGCTGTTTCAGGCTAACCTGAGTCCAAAGTCCACTGGAGtcaggagcagctgctgcctctgggAACAAACGTGATGATGTGGTGAGGTCCCTCACAGCTTCACCTGTTCCCAGTCCACAGTCAGCAGGTTGTCAGCGGCAGCAGTGGAACTCAGAGCTGGACTCAGAGCTGGACTCAGAGCTGGACTCCAGCTTCTGGCAGAAACATGTGGCTGAGGCTTGTTGTGGACTGAACAAATGATGAGCTGCTGTGTATGAAACAATGAGGCAGCTACACCCTGAGCTGACTGAAGCAATAAACATCTATAGACACACAGGCCCAAGGAAACTGTGTGTGAGATGGGTCATAACGtcccatcatcttcatcatcatcaccatcatcatcatcatcatcatcatcatcatcatcatcatcatcagagccTGTTCAGCTCAGCTGTTTCCTGTAAACTCTGTTGTTTCATTGTAAATCACGTGACTCCTCTATCACGGTAGTTTGGGCGTGACATAAACAAACCACATCAAGTCAAACTGCAGCTCAGGAAGTCAGCCAGTCTGACAGGATCTGGTCTCTGTGACTTTCTGCTGcatgttgttatttttctgtccagGGATCAGTCCAAGTTCAGGTTTTATTGTAAATCACGTGACTCCTCCGTCATCGTACAATTTGGGCGGGACACAGGCCCTTGTCCTCAGGAGGCTCCGCAGCAGTCCGACAGTTTTCCTGTTCCTGTATCAGCGATAACTAAACAGAGACAGGATGTCTGCCTGTCTAACATGGATGGTTTCTGTGGGTCTGATCGGATCCTTGGTGCTGGGTCCTGTCTATGGAGGTAAGCTGGGTCAGTGAATGCACCACTTTATTGACTGTTGTTGTGTTGGTAGTCACTGGGCTGAAAGAAACCAGTTCCAGTGAAACAGGTTCAGGTCTGGGCTCAGACACGGACTGGAGACGCCACAGGTCCTGCTGGTTTGGGCGCTGTCcttgttgttgttctgttgcTGTCATGGCGTCAGCTGCAGAACAAGCTCTGAAATAACtcactttacattttcattgACTGGGTCTGGACCCTTGACCCTGGTCTGTGATCAGCTCTGGGTTATGTTATATGAAGCTGAACAGCAGCAGTCGTGGTTACATTAATCGGACAGCTTTGTCCAGTAGTTCCAAATATCTGTTAATGGTTGGACATGAGCTTGGACTGGAGTATTTTCATCACATCTTGGTGCTTTTACTGAAGCTGAGGACTGAAATATATCCAGTGTTCTTGGACCAACCTGAGTCTCTCCCAGGCTGCGTTGGACAAGGGAGTTAATTTGAGAAGGAAAAACTTTACTGGTCTCACTGTCCTGGAATTAAAGTCCCTGGGTTTCCCTCATTAATGTCAGAAATTAATTCTTTGTTGAAttgtttcagtctggaccaaagtctGGACTGactcaataataataatgattctAATGTCCTTACTGTCTCAGCCTCCTGGCTCAGACTTTGTCCAGACAGCAGAGCTGTTTGATGAACAGatgaagataaaaatgtttCCCAGAGAGCTGTGGTACTGATTCCTGCTTCTGTTTCCTTTTATGGTCCAGACCCAGAACAGATCAAAGCCAAACCTGGAGAAAACGTCACTCTTCAGTGTCGAGGATCCAAAGATGATACGTTTAGAGCATTAAAGTGGGTCAGACGTGAGCTGGAGTCAGAGGGTTATGTCTTCTACTTCAGAGAGAACCGCCAATATGAAAGCAATCAACTTCTATCTTTTCGTGGTCGACTAGATCTGAGAGATCCAGAGATGAAGGACGGAGACTTTTCTGTGATTCTGAAGAACGTCAGGATCAGTGACACTGGATCATATGAATGTCAAGTTGGAACCAACGGAAACAAACCAAAGCTCATCAACAACATGAGCCTGAAGGTGGAATATCCAGGTGAGTCCAAACTCAGGTGAGGGTGAATTGCAGTTTCTTTCTGGTTGGTTTTGTTCAGGTCAGACTGAATAATTCAGATCCAGATCCAGTCCCTGCTGTCCTCTCTGACCCAGTTCAGCAGAGACCAGTGTACCCTCTCTGACAGCCCctcactctgattggctgctgtggAAGTTACACCTGGACTCTCTAacctctggtctctgtctgtcaAATCACCATCTAGTCCTAGTCAACACAAACAGATAAAGCTGATTATTTTACTCACCAAATGTGTTATTGATCGAAATGCATCAGCCAAGGCAGATGAAGTGAAGTGGTTAACATCACAACATCCTGTAGAACTACTGACATTTGGGTATTTGCTTATTGACAAACATAGTGAGACCAAGACATGAACGCTGTCCAAACTTGATTTATTTTGGAGTGAGCAACAACAATAGCAGCACACCCTTCTAAGAAAATCACATCAGAACCAGAATCTTAAAAACAGTCTGACCTCTGGTCTCAATCAGTCATGTGACGTCTCTAAACTGTCTCCACAACAGATAAACTGAGGATCCAGGTCTTTGGAGCATGTTGGAGTTTTTCTGTTACAGCATCATCTCTGTTGTTATTTCAGATCACAGATGTTCTGTGATGAACAGTTTCTGAACAAACATCAGGGTCGACactttgaaatgtttgaatgttaAAGTATGTCCTGTCTTACTGAtttctgcttcctgttttctcgttttgttgcttttgttgttggtgccaaaaagagaaaacagcaaaacctgGAGAAGACGTTGTCCTTCAGTGTCAGGTTCCCACAGACGCTGAGATTGTAATGACCAGGTGGAGCAGACCAGACCTGAAGTCAGAGggttatgtttacattttcaaagaCGGTCGCCTTGATGAAAACGGCCAACATGAATCTTTTCGTGGTCGAGTGGATCTGAGAAGTCCAGAGATGAAGGACGGAGACTTTTCTGTGATTCTGAAGAACATCAGGATCAGTGACACTGGATCATATGAATGTTATATTGGAAAGAAAAAACCAGGAAACCTAGTACCAGAACCAGTTGAGCTCATCAACAGCACCACACTGAAGGTGGAAGACTCAGGTGAGGTTGAAGCTGCTTCCtgagaccagatgtttgtgttttctccagatgttgttgatgagactttgtagaaaacagctggatgagtgatgtggtcaaagtgcaggagataatgtctgacaggagtttgttctgttcttcagtcatcacctacctgacacctcacacctgttctctcctgcaggtcacaCAGGTGGACACAGTGGAGCTGAAGGAGACCAGGGTGCAGGAAACAATCATGGACATGTTGGACTGACTGTGGGTCTGACAGTTGTTGGTATTttgcttcttgttgctgctgttgttggtttTATGTTCTATAGAAAACGATGCAGACCCACAGACCAGAATCCAAACCCACGTCCTGAACGAAGACCAATGAACCCAAAGTGAACTGGGTCAGACCAGTTGGtctctggtcctgctgctgtcagggacCAGTACAACACAATCAGCCCAGAGACTTGAGACCAGACTGGGACCAGGACTGATGGACACACTGAATTCAGGCTGCAGACACATTAACATGGTGTGttgaacagttttgttttgttactgtgatgaaatgtgtcagtgtctgtctgtggcTGCCTGATCCAAACTCACTGGTTCCTGTTGAAAACATCTGTCTATAAAAATATCCAGTTTCAGTCACTTCCTGAACCAGTTGCTCACTGGCCTTTAGGTCAAACTGGAGGAAACAGGGACTTTGTTGGAGACCAGACTACATTTGGTCTTTAATGGCTCAAAATCAGCTGCAGTGAAGCTGAAGCTTCTGTTGCTTTAACCACAACATGAAGCTGAAAACtctgtaaataatgtttttttttctaaattcagtttttattcatgatGCAGGTCCATGTGGTTTGATCCTAAAAGCTGTTGACTGAACATGTTGCTGCAGGTCCTGAGCTGTTTATTCCAGCAGCTGGTCTAAAGTCCAAACTATGACCTGTTGAAAACTTCAGTCTGTTTaatccatgttttattttaaatctgtccTTTATGTTTGAATCTGATGTGagcagcttcagtttcagcctGATGTGGCCTGTAaagcttttctttaataaaGTCTGACTGGACTCAGCTCTGACTctgggtctttctgtgtgatcCAGCTTTTTCTGGTCCAGCAGTGACCCAGTAACTGGTGGAACATTTGTACTGGACTCAGCTGGGACAGAGGGATTGGACCTACTTGTAGTTTGTGCTCAGCAAAGAAGTAGGTTTGTTCTTCAGGGAACAGAAAGTACCAGTTTGTCCTAAACGCACCACGGCCTCAGAAGATCCTGACTCAGCAGAAGCTGCATTTGAGCCTCAGACAAACTTTGCAGTGAGTTTTTGCTCAGAATCAAAGTCGTGCAGTTTGTCCTTCATGGGTTCCAGTGCAGAGACGTTCAGGGTCAGTGAGGAGAGTAGGAGAAGTGAGGACCTATGAAGACCTGTGCTCACACATGAGGAACCGTGCAGAGTTCCTTTAATgctgtgagcagctgcagcaggataAGAGGCTGTTTTGAATCTCAAATGTGGAGACAAAGTGTTGAGCTGCTGTGGATCAAACCATCCTGACACTGTTGgttctgtttcctgctgccGCCTCAGGACAAACACTCAAACTGGTTCAACTGGTCGAAGCTTCTAAATGACAGAAGGGAAAGTGAAACAGTGTGGGGGATTTCTCTGGACGTCATGTTCTAATTAGAAACAACAGGCTCCGTGTTTCCTGAGCAGGCAGGAGGAAGGTTTTTATCTTTCATTCCTCACATCAGTCACTGTGAGCTAAACCATCACCAACCGTTCTAACAGCATCATTCCACCTGTGCTGTGTGGGACCGGACTGGACTGTTCCTGACTGACTGTGGAAACAGCTTCTTAATGTTTcctgctgcaggtggagctgctgttcaGACTGGGAACATGTCAACGTCAACTAAAGGTCACAGATCCAGACTCTAGACACATCCAGGACTAAAATCAGCAGGTTCACATTTAAAGAACCTCACAGCCCAGTTCCACTGCACCAGTGTTCCCAGTCTGAAGGttctatcatttattttttattttccctgtaTGGACTGAATTTACTTCAACACATGATCTgttctgtttcactgtttcctcCTCCAGTGTTTCGAGGAGAAACAGGACGTTCACTGTGTCGGAACATAAACTTTGTTTATATGTGACACAGTTTGACAGAAACTAGATCAAATCAACTTTTTAAAGGTCTTTAATTGTTTAAGGTGCAGTAAAGGATTAGGTTGGAGCAGAGTTCCTCTAAATAACTGCAGTTTTATGTTGGTGACAGCAAAACGTTGGAAATTTGAAATAAAGGATGAATTTCATCTTAACCAGATTATTTGGGCCTTTATGAAGGGACTGGTTCTCAAACATGACTAATGAATAATACGACGAAGGTTTGTTGATTAcaccagagaggacagagagaataCAGACAGTCCATGTACCTGTGAGGACAGGTGAGTCTGGAGCCTCGTTGCTGGTGATTATGTGCAGATGctcaggtcaaaggtcacaggttaCTCTGACTGGTCcagcagcgccccctgctggaaTAGGTTTACATGAACGTGAAAATGATCTCTTAAAGAAAAACTCCACAGAagtaaaactacagaaataTAATTATTGAACATTAAAGTAAGAGTATTTATTGTTTCTAAAGTAAAAGTAGATTGTAAACGACCTGATGAACAGTCGCTTTgagtttaaatgcagtttttaataaatttccttctgtctctttttgtctcttgctcctgtttcttcttttaacattttgaaacaCAACTTACAACCTGGTTAGAAATGAAAATACTCGTAATGTTTCCCCTGGTCTTTTGTTCAGGAGTggatttttaatttgttcttcaaagagagctgggataggttccagcaggtccctgggaccctggttaggaataaggggtatagatgatggatgtgccctaaaatgactgaagtgtctgtgctgccccctgctggttgGTCCTGATCATAGTGTGGACTTTTGACGTGAGGACGTGACTGGGACGACCTTTGTAATGTGAACATGGTCTTGACTGTGGTGTCAGATCAGATTAATTGCCCAGTGCTCACTGACCGTTTATCACGGTTGAATAATGTGTGGAGCTGAGAGATCCAgtcatcacctacctgacacctcacacctgttctctcctgcaggtcacagTGGTGGACACAGTGGAGCTGAAGGAAACAATCATGGACATGTTGGACTGGCTGTGGGTCTGACAGTTGTTGGTATTttgcttcttgttgctgctgttgttggtttTATGTTCTATAGAAAACGATGCAGACCCACAGACCAGAATCCAAACCCACGTCCTGAACGAAGACCAATGAACCCAAAGTGAACTGGGTCAGACCAGTTGGtctctggtcctgctgctgtcagggacCAGTCCAACATAATCAGCCCAGAGACTTGAGACCAGACTGGGACCAGGACTGATGGACACACTGAATTCAGGCTGCAGACACATCAACATTGTGTGttgaacagttttgttttgttactgtgatgaaatgtgtcagtgtctgtctgtggcTGCCTGATCCAAACTCACTGGTTCCTGTTGAAAACATCTGTCTATAAAAATATCCAGTTTCAGTCACTTCCTGAACCAGTTACTCACTGGCCTTTAGGTCAAACTGGAGGAAACAGGGACTTTGTTGGAGACCAGACTACATTTGGTCTTTAATGGCTCAAAATCAGAGAGAGTAGGAGAAGTGAGGACCATCATCATAATTACATGCATCATTCCACCTGTGCTGTGTGGGACCGGACTGGACTGTTCCTGACTGACTGTGGAAACAGCTTCTTAatgtttgctgctgcaggtggagctgctgctcagACTGGGAACATGTGACATCACCACAGTCATCGTCCAATCCCTGCTCAGCATGGGTGGGCGGGGtcatcaccatggagacagacaggtgatttcctgcagtcagagcaggtgagaaagaaaatggagaatTTATCAACATTGGACACAAGAAGAGTCACAGACAGCtggtattgattgattgattgattgattgattgatggtTAGAGGCAACAGCAGAATTTTTCTATTAGGACCAAACATTGTAATCTGTGTTGTACTTtcactaaaactgaaaacagtttgGGTCCTCCAGGTCCCGACAGTCCATCAGTGGTTTTTGCAGCTGTTTCCCTGCAGCTCCTGATCAATCAGACTGTCAGGATGAAGCTTTTTATCATTTCTTCCTCTTATCAGTCTGTTCCTCATTAGAACAAAATGATTCAGTCTATTGTGTCTGTGATTAGACAGTTCAAACAAAAA
The window above is part of the Mastacembelus armatus chromosome 18, fMasArm1.2, whole genome shotgun sequence genome. Proteins encoded here:
- the LOC113139722 gene encoding polymeric immunoglobulin receptor-like isoform X4, producing the protein MSACLTWMVSVGLIGSLVLGPVYGGKLDPEQIKAKPGENVTLQCRGSKDDTFRALKWVRRELESEGYVFYFRENRQYESNQLLSFRGRLDLRDPEMKDGDFSVILKNVRISDTGSYECQVGTNGNKPKLINNMSLKVEYPEKTAKPGEDVVLQCQVPTDAEIVMTRWSRPDLKSEGYVYIFKDGRLDENGQHESFRGRVDLRSPEMKDGDFSVILKNIRISDTGSYECYIGKKKPGNLVPEPVELINSTTLKVEDSGHTGGHSGAEGDQGAGNNHGHVGLTVGLTVVGILLLVAAVVGFMFYRKRCRPTDQNPNPRPERRPMNPK